Proteins encoded by one window of Candidatus Odinarchaeum yellowstonii:
- a CDS encoding GTPase domain-containing protein, producing MINRVDIYHKTGKKLFQSVFNDKNSFNFLDENIITAIIRKTSETDNKIAYIIIGNVKMVFKVEGELATVVFSDKEDIESVLEDYSSRILKRYRLRYGETEEGVPEEERDSFTTILTKLITSPTVALKLIMIGEPNTGKTSIFKILNREEPNKVYIPSNDASGNTFTDITGEAVVNVWDLPGREEHRWLWERYSAGCDIILIVTDSTTPNLLATMESWAAFKKYVGDNTMVVGLANMQDRKDALDAAVVGNILGFKTYPIKSKSLADRDGVLKIFKEICESYILKGLEETEGETVQQEENQLLDNIISIKNSLERFIPPNHPILISINGWIERIKSKSEISGEDLKELNKAVKQWTIKLEELMKS from the coding sequence ATGATTAATAGAGTTGATATCTATCATAAAACAGGTAAAAAACTTTTTCAAAGCGTGTTCAATGATAAAAACAGTTTTAACTTTTTAGATGAGAACATTATCACAGCTATTATTAGAAAAACATCGGAAACAGATAATAAAATCGCGTATATAATCATAGGCAATGTTAAAATGGTTTTCAAAGTAGAGGGGGAGTTAGCTACTGTAGTTTTCTCCGATAAAGAGGATATTGAAAGCGTATTAGAAGACTACTCTTCTAGAATACTTAAAAGATACCGGCTCAGATACGGGGAGACGGAGGAGGGTGTACCGGAAGAGGAGAGAGATAGTTTCACAACGATTTTAACCAAGTTGATAACTTCACCTACAGTTGCGCTTAAACTTATTATGATAGGCGAGCCTAACACAGGTAAAACCTCGATATTCAAAATTTTAAATAGGGAGGAGCCTAACAAAGTATACATTCCATCAAACGACGCCAGCGGAAACACATTCACAGATATAACTGGGGAAGCGGTTGTTAATGTTTGGGATTTACCTGGTAGAGAAGAACACCGCTGGTTATGGGAAAGGTATTCAGCAGGCTGCGATATCATTTTAATAGTAACGGATTCAACAACCCCTAATCTATTAGCTACAATGGAAAGCTGGGCTGCATTTAAAAAATATGTAGGAGACAACACTATGGTTGTTGGCTTAGCTAACATGCAGGATAGAAAAGACGCTTTAGACGCGGCTGTGGTCGGTAACATTCTAGGTTTTAAAACATATCCTATAAAATCTAAGAGTTTGGCGGATAGAGACGGGGTTTTAAAAATCTTCAAAGAAATCTGTGAGTCATATATTTTAAAAGGCTTAGAGGAGACTGAAGGTGAAACAGTTCAACAAGAGGAAAACCAGTTATTGGATAACATTATATCTATTAAAAACAGTTTAGAACGTTTCATTCCACCCAACCATCCTATTCTAATCAGCATTAACGGGTGGATTGAACGGATTAAATCTAAGAGTGAAATAAGCGGTGAAGATCTTAAAGAATTGAATAAAGCGGTTAAACAGTGGACTATTAAACTAGAAGAGTTGATGAAAAGCTAA
- the uvrB gene encoding excinuclease ABC subunit UvrB — MGFKLTTDLTPKGDQPKAIRQLVEGFRNGLSKQVLYGVTGSGKTFVIANVIAELDTPTIIIEPNKTLAAQITSELRSFLSENAVEYYVSYYDYYQPEAYVPTTDTYIAKDYSINEEIEKFRISTMRSLATSRDVVVVATVSCLYPAGSPEDFRVTSRVFQVNQKISREKFIEELIDLQYERNDFNFHRGTFRVRGDLIDLYFSYSDEIARFEFFGDIIEKITILEPYNYKTLRILHSVEVFSGSRFITTKSKIERAILTIEEELEQRVKELKSMGKLLYAERLEKRTRHDLELLREMGFCPGIENYSRHFDGRSPGQKPYCLLDHFNGEFLIFIDESHLTLPQIHAMAHGDYMRKKNLVDYGFRLPSAYDNRPLTFEEFEKYLKKVVYVSATPGDYEFKNSQQVVELIIRPTGLLDPVIEVRSTKNQIDDLIAEIQRNRLKNERALVATLTKRMAEELSEYLIEAGIKAEYLHSEVDTIERVKILRNLRSGKFDVVVGINLLREGLDLPEVSLIAILDADKEGFLRSDTSLTQIIGRASRNINGRVILYADEITDSMRKAIEENNRRRRMQLEYNQRHGITPVTITKKISDIASTVEEETQILDEETRRELLSLSDSDLDLYITSLKMKMNEYAERLEFEKAAEIRDKIRILERNLITLSKRDGDG, encoded by the coding sequence ATGGGGTTTAAACTCACAACTGATTTAACACCTAAGGGGGATCAACCTAAAGCTATAAGACAGTTAGTGGAGGGTTTCCGTAACGGGCTTAGCAAGCAGGTTTTATACGGGGTGACTGGTTCAGGTAAAACATTCGTGATAGCTAATGTAATCGCTGAGCTGGACACACCCACTATTATAATAGAGCCTAATAAAACTTTAGCAGCTCAGATAACCTCTGAACTCAGATCTTTTCTGTCAGAGAACGCTGTAGAATATTATGTCAGCTACTATGATTACTATCAACCTGAAGCGTATGTGCCTACAACAGACACTTACATCGCTAAAGACTATTCTATAAACGAGGAGATAGAGAAATTCAGGATTTCAACGATGAGATCCCTTGCTACCAGCCGCGACGTAGTTGTAGTCGCAACCGTTTCATGTCTTTACCCGGCTGGATCACCTGAAGACTTCAGGGTTACTAGTAGAGTCTTCCAGGTTAATCAGAAAATCAGCCGTGAAAAATTCATAGAGGAGCTTATCGATCTTCAATATGAGCGAAACGACTTCAACTTCCACCGTGGAACATTCCGTGTGAGAGGCGATTTAATCGACTTATACTTCTCTTATAGTGATGAAATAGCTAGATTCGAATTTTTCGGGGACATAATAGAGAAGATCACAATTCTAGAACCCTACAACTATAAAACTTTAAGAATACTTCACTCAGTTGAAGTTTTCTCCGGCAGCAGATTTATCACAACTAAAAGCAAAATAGAGCGCGCGATTCTCACAATCGAAGAGGAGCTTGAACAGAGAGTTAAAGAACTTAAATCGATGGGTAAACTCTTATACGCGGAGCGGCTTGAAAAACGTACCCGACACGACCTAGAACTACTTAGAGAAATGGGCTTCTGTCCGGGTATAGAGAATTACTCACGCCACTTCGACGGCCGATCTCCCGGCCAGAAACCCTACTGTTTATTAGATCATTTTAACGGCGAATTTCTAATCTTCATCGACGAATCTCATTTAACTTTACCGCAAATACACGCGATGGCGCACGGAGACTATATGCGGAAAAAGAATTTAGTGGACTACGGTTTTAGACTTCCATCAGCGTACGATAATCGTCCCCTAACCTTCGAAGAATTTGAAAAATACTTAAAAAAAGTAGTATATGTTTCAGCTACACCTGGAGACTATGAATTCAAGAATTCCCAGCAAGTTGTTGAATTAATAATAAGACCGACAGGTTTACTGGACCCGGTTATAGAGGTTCGGAGTACAAAAAATCAAATAGACGATTTAATAGCCGAGATTCAGAGGAACCGCTTGAAAAACGAGAGAGCTTTAGTAGCCACTCTAACTAAGAGGATGGCTGAGGAGCTCTCAGAGTACCTGATTGAAGCAGGTATAAAAGCTGAATATCTTCATAGTGAAGTTGATACTATTGAAAGAGTTAAAATACTGAGAAATCTTAGAAGCGGTAAATTCGACGTAGTGGTAGGTATTAATCTTCTAAGGGAAGGCCTCGACTTACCTGAAGTCTCGCTTATAGCGATCCTAGACGCGGATAAAGAAGGATTTCTACGCTCAGATACTTCTCTAACCCAGATTATTGGAAGAGCGTCTAGAAACATTAACGGTAGAGTAATATTATACGCTGATGAGATCACAGATTCGATGCGTAAGGCTATTGAAGAGAATAATCGCAGACGGAGAATGCAATTAGAGTATAATCAACGTCATGGAATAACCCCTGTAACCATAACTAAGAAGATAAGCGATATAGCTTCTACAGTAGAAGAGGAAACTCAAATATTAGATGAAGAGACGCGGAGAGAACTTCTTTCACTATCAGACTCCGACCTCGACCTTTATATCACAAGTTTAAAAATGAAAATGAACGAGTACGCTGAAAGACTAGAATTCGAGAAAGCTGCTGAAATAAGGGATAAAATTAGAATACTAGAGAGGAATCTTATAACTTTATCCAAGCGTGATGGTGATGGGTAA
- a CDS encoding zinc ribbon domain-containing protein, which produces MVKETLSEWPLDEKLSDTVLDFLIKYPRVLDERVVLYWDNFILTNYRLYYKNSDGKIYLIPHYKIKEYIYKEGGKKLILKLRDKTTLELTGPIPKPQILKKTYSLSDWRKLSKKEDELLEKTNIELGRPVREKPRRVIEQPSITSEPSFSIPANNHKIQTSFDRIPFDIKTNSLLDKTGGIFCPHCGFKITLEGARFCPNCGVDLI; this is translated from the coding sequence ATGGTGAAAGAGACACTCTCAGAATGGCCTTTAGATGAAAAACTAAGCGACACAGTCTTAGATTTTCTCATAAAATATCCGCGGGTTTTAGATGAAAGAGTCGTATTATACTGGGATAACTTTATACTAACAAATTATAGACTATACTATAAAAACAGTGACGGTAAAATATATCTAATACCCCACTATAAAATTAAGGAATACATATATAAAGAGGGGGGTAAAAAATTAATTCTCAAGCTTCGAGATAAAACCACTCTCGAACTTACCGGTCCTATCCCTAAACCCCAAATTCTTAAAAAAACGTATAGTTTAAGCGACTGGCGTAAACTTTCGAAAAAAGAAGATGAACTTTTAGAGAAAACAAATATAGAGTTAGGTAGACCTGTAAGAGAAAAACCTAGGAGAGTAATAGAGCAACCTTCTATTACAAGCGAACCCAGCTTCTCGATACCAGCGAATAATCATAAAATTCAAACAAGCTTCGACAGAATACCCTTCGATATTAAAACAAACTCTTTACTGGATAAAACAGGAGGAATTTTCTGCCCTCACTGCGGTTTTAAAATTACATTAGAAGGCGCGCGTTTCTGTCCTAATTGCGGAGTTGATCTTATTTAA
- a CDS encoding GTP-binding protein, whose amino-acid sequence MKLSSPLKFVYKIVVLGDGGVGKTCLTLTFVKKEFKTDYIPTLGVDIYTKDFNLGQTVITLIIWDVAGQQKFDLVRKQYYKGTQGALIVFDLTRINTFHNVEAWYRELTENAGENIPIVLLGNKVDVEENREVSAEQCSLLAKKLGCEFFETSAKTGKNVDQAFLTLLKKIIQLNLTRRESVKKVF is encoded by the coding sequence ATGAAGTTGAGCAGCCCTTTAAAGTTCGTTTATAAGATAGTGGTTTTAGGAGACGGTGGTGTAGGTAAAACCTGTCTAACTCTAACATTCGTGAAAAAAGAATTTAAAACAGACTATATTCCAACTCTAGGCGTCGACATTTACACTAAAGATTTTAATCTAGGCCAAACTGTTATCACCTTAATTATATGGGATGTCGCGGGTCAGCAGAAATTCGATTTAGTGAGGAAGCAGTATTATAAGGGGACTCAGGGAGCTTTAATCGTATTCGATTTAACTAGAATCAACACTTTTCACAATGTTGAGGCGTGGTATAGGGAGTTAACGGAGAATGCTGGTGAGAATATTCCTATAGTTTTACTTGGAAACAAAGTAGATGTAGAAGAGAACAGGGAGGTTTCAGCTGAGCAATGTAGTTTACTCGCTAAGAAGCTTGGTTGCGAATTTTTTGAAACTAGTGCTAAAACAGGTAAAAACGTTGATCAAGCTTTTCTAACGCTTTTAAAAAAGATTATTCAATTAAATCTAACTAGAAGGGAGAGCGTTAAAAAGGTGTTTTAA
- a CDS encoding phosphatase PAP2 family protein, whose translation MKYNKEAEITILDGWKPIAAIIVFDIFLTLLILLFGNTEVFLLINQGLQIHQLDPFIALISNFGVILLIAGGILIFTLDYKYKSIGALTLMIIGFWLAIFLGYTLKTYFDILRPYYQIAYTRTLIYTTPNLGGSFPSSHALISFFIWTIISVKAKKYSIPTLIAASLISFGRVYVGVHYPLDITCGILIGVLLGVAILSLEVVAKRLSGDRKNSSNIKDKPRLKINFKMVKFHVKAAHV comes from the coding sequence GTGAAATATAATAAAGAGGCGGAGATCACTATATTAGATGGTTGGAAGCCTATTGCAGCTATCATTGTATTTGACATATTTTTAACTCTTCTAATACTTTTATTCGGTAACACAGAAGTTTTCTTACTAATAAACCAAGGTTTACAAATACACCAGCTAGATCCTTTTATCGCTTTAATATCTAATTTCGGTGTGATACTGTTAATCGCAGGGGGGATTTTAATCTTCACATTAGATTACAAGTATAAGTCTATAGGAGCGTTAACGTTAATGATTATAGGGTTTTGGCTTGCTATATTCTTAGGCTACACGCTCAAAACATATTTCGATATTCTAAGACCATACTACCAGATAGCTTACACGCGGACGCTAATATATACGACCCCTAATCTAGGAGGATCCTTTCCTTCATCCCATGCTTTAATCTCTTTTTTCATTTGGACTATTATATCGGTTAAAGCTAAAAAGTATAGTATTCCAACACTTATAGCCGCTTCTTTAATAAGTTTTGGTAGAGTATATGTCGGCGTCCATTATCCTTTAGATATAACTTGTGGAATTCTAATAGGAGTGCTCTTAGGCGTTGCAATACTATCATTAGAAGTAGTAGCTAAGAGATTAAGCGGCGATAGAAAAAATAGCTCGAACATTAAGGATAAACCGAGGCTAAAGATTAATTTTAAAATGGTTAAATTCCACGTTAAAGCAGCTCATGTATAG
- a CDS encoding Nre family DNA repair protein, with the protein MKHPSLCVICKGSRLLCGEPSCPILSKLSILRSIKRIKISKNLFSESPPSIFIGHFNYPNVSIGPLISLEPVSKVADIDEPDKWFGKSIHEIIRLRSLLFRSSFNLNRESSNTRLYENSVLISMSSKPVLTSVRLEKIYSAHISFDSVSAPWGASGKLSEIEIDENPVIHPKVDYVHDDVDLNACEAMYLLYKEGFSVSFITRILSAGLIGLGKNRRIVPTRWSITAVDSNISNILLDEIKYYKPINEILLFKSSYLNNEFRIILFPSAWAFEQLEAWSPGTVWSQQAQAPIIIGDCEFYEGRKDYAAEVAGAYYAARLAICEYLYRIKRQAAALVLREIRPEYTIPVGVWQIRENVRHALKTPPLVCANLDEALKAACTGLNVQLKDWLSKSRLYSFFKKQRRIEEFILK; encoded by the coding sequence GTGAAGCACCCTTCTCTTTGTGTTATATGTAAAGGCTCTAGGCTATTATGCGGTGAGCCCTCCTGTCCTATACTCTCAAAACTGTCGATTTTAAGAAGTATCAAGCGAATAAAGATATCTAAAAATTTATTCTCTGAGAGTCCTCCAAGTATATTCATCGGTCACTTTAATTACCCTAATGTTTCGATCGGCCCGCTTATATCTTTGGAACCGGTCTCGAAGGTAGCTGACATCGATGAACCAGATAAATGGTTTGGTAAAAGCATCCATGAGATAATAAGGTTAAGAAGCCTGCTTTTTCGTTCATCGTTTAATTTAAACCGTGAAAGCTCGAATACTAGACTTTACGAAAACAGTGTTCTGATTTCTATGTCATCTAAACCAGTTTTAACCTCTGTTAGATTGGAGAAAATATACTCTGCCCATATAAGCTTTGACAGCGTATCCGCTCCTTGGGGTGCTTCCGGTAAACTATCAGAGATTGAAATAGATGAAAACCCTGTTATTCATCCTAAAGTTGACTATGTTCACGATGACGTTGATCTAAACGCTTGTGAAGCTATGTACTTATTATATAAAGAGGGGTTCTCCGTCAGTTTTATAACACGGATTCTAAGCGCCGGGCTTATAGGGTTAGGTAAAAATAGGAGAATTGTACCAACAAGGTGGAGTATCACAGCTGTCGACTCTAATATTTCTAATATTCTATTAGACGAAATCAAATATTATAAGCCTATCAACGAGATTCTACTGTTTAAGTCATCCTATTTAAACAACGAGTTTAGAATTATTCTATTTCCGTCAGCTTGGGCTTTCGAGCAGTTAGAAGCTTGGTCTCCTGGAACAGTTTGGTCTCAGCAGGCTCAAGCTCCTATAATCATCGGAGACTGCGAATTCTATGAGGGTAGAAAGGATTACGCAGCCGAGGTGGCCGGCGCATACTACGCAGCCCGGCTTGCTATATGCGAGTACCTTTATAGAATAAAACGTCAAGCTGCAGCCTTAGTTTTAAGAGAGATTCGACCCGAATACACCATTCCAGTAGGTGTCTGGCAGATTAGAGAGAATGTGAGGCATGCTTTGAAAACCCCTCCATTAGTATGCGCAAATCTTGATGAGGCTTTGAAAGCAGCCTGCACCGGGTTGAACGTTCAGTTAAAAGATTGGCTTAGTAAAAGCAGGTTGTACAGTTTTTTCAAAAAACAGAGGCGTATAGAAGAATTTATATTAAAATAA
- a CDS encoding HD domain-containing protein, whose amino-acid sequence MKFEIDREFFSRILSKKGFAILESLLNDKDIKEIYEIGDLMARLERETPHDYSHAVRAVSICAELIKLIQRTRLSVEVYKLLDKKSMNLALLTASYLHDIGNFVNREEHALAGAMLAFNILDKYLKDLDHGNLIKSIVCHAVAEHSPRKVLPSTAYSSIVALSDKLDISHMRVSGYKPSTFKEYSTGDVLNIELKRARGKIIIEVTISHPSGLYRVENLRNYLNIYDLINRYFEVTVKNTF is encoded by the coding sequence TTGAAGTTTGAAATTGATAGAGAGTTTTTCAGTAGAATACTATCTAAGAAAGGTTTCGCCATTCTTGAAAGCTTGTTAAATGATAAAGATATAAAAGAAATTTATGAAATCGGCGATTTAATGGCTCGGCTTGAGCGTGAAACACCTCACGATTACTCTCACGCTGTTAGAGCTGTATCTATTTGCGCCGAGCTTATAAAGCTTATTCAGAGAACTCGTCTTAGTGTAGAAGTGTATAAGCTGCTTGATAAGAAGTCTATGAATCTCGCGCTTCTAACAGCAAGCTATCTTCACGATATAGGTAACTTCGTTAACAGGGAGGAGCATGCTTTAGCTGGAGCTATGTTAGCTTTTAACATTCTAGATAAATACTTAAAGGATTTAGATCACGGTAACCTTATTAAAAGTATTGTATGCCACGCGGTTGCAGAGCATTCTCCTAGAAAAGTGTTACCTAGCACAGCTTACTCTTCAATAGTAGCTTTGTCAGATAAACTTGATATCTCTCATATGAGGGTCTCCGGCTATAAGCCTTCAACTTTTAAAGAATATTCCACCGGAGATGTGTTAAATATTGAGCTTAAACGTGCGCGAGGAAAAATAATAATTGAGGTGACTATAAGTCATCCCAGCGGATTATACAGAGTTGAAAATCTTAGAAACTATCTTAACATATACGATTTAATAAACAGATATTTTGAGGTAACTGTTAAAAATACTTTTTAG
- a CDS encoding ABC transporter ATP-binding protein has product MASKRRSVVILEKLTKIFNGKIAVDQNSYEIEEGAIFGLLGPNGAGKTTTIRLLAGVLKPSSGDAEIYGFRLSRDVNAIRSIVGVLPENRALYDRLTAQENLEFYGRLYGLKPPALNERVENLLSFLGLQDVKDTFVGKFSMGMRQKVALARSLIHQPKLLLLDEPTSNLDPVMSAKLKEYIKELSEKLGTTILISSHHLAEIESICSKIAIINNGRVISVGEITDLKKKIWGYREFEVQLLEFNPDFKRIIENVKDIIDVRYSDNKIFYRCVEAERVNPSLIKALVQADAKILSIKESERTLEDLYMKLIRGE; this is encoded by the coding sequence ATGGCCTCTAAGCGTAGAAGCGTAGTGATTCTAGAAAAGTTAACTAAGATTTTCAACGGTAAAATTGCCGTAGACCAAAACTCTTATGAGATTGAAGAAGGGGCTATATTTGGTTTATTAGGGCCTAACGGCGCTGGGAAGACGACTACCATAAGACTTTTAGCCGGCGTGCTTAAACCTTCAAGCGGCGACGCTGAAATATACGGTTTCAGGTTAAGCCGAGATGTTAACGCCATCAGGTCTATTGTAGGAGTTCTCCCTGAAAACCGCGCTCTATACGATCGGTTAACAGCTCAAGAGAATCTTGAATTCTACGGCAGACTATACGGGTTGAAGCCCCCTGCTCTCAATGAAAGAGTTGAAAACCTTCTATCCTTCCTAGGGTTGCAGGATGTTAAAGACACGTTTGTTGGAAAATTCAGTATGGGGATGAGGCAGAAAGTCGCTTTAGCAAGGTCGCTTATACATCAACCTAAACTTTTGCTTTTAGATGAGCCTACAAGTAACCTAGATCCTGTTATGAGCGCGAAGTTGAAAGAATATATTAAAGAGTTGAGTGAGAAACTCGGGACTACGATTCTAATTTCAAGCCATCACTTAGCGGAGATTGAATCTATTTGCTCTAAGATCGCGATTATTAACAACGGTCGCGTCATCTCCGTGGGTGAGATAACCGATTTGAAAAAGAAGATTTGGGGTTACCGTGAATTTGAAGTTCAATTATTAGAGTTTAACCCCGATTTCAAAAGAATAATCGAGAATGTAAAAGATATTATAGATGTAAGATACTCGGATAATAAAATTTTTTATAGATGCGTTGAAGCTGAGAGAGTGAATCCGTCACTTATAAAAGCGCTTGTTCAAGCGGATGCTAAAATTCTATCTATAAAAGAAAGTGAGAGAACGTTGGAAGACCTGTATATGAAGTTGATTAGAGGTGAGTGA
- the uvrA gene encoding excinuclease ABC subunit UvrA, translated as MVMGKSIIVKGARVNNLKNIDVTIPRDKLVVITGVSGSGKSSLAFDTIYAEGQRRYIESLSSYARQFIEQMEKPDVDQITGLSPTIAIDQKSVSKNPRSTVGTVTEIHDYLRLLFANIGHPHCWICGREISVLTTDQIIEEILKQTGKKLMILSPIIRGRKGVYQSLLNQLLKDGFIRVRVDGKFYNLNEDSIELDKYKAHTIEIVIDRLIISEVTPELRKRVADSVETALNYSKDLVNVYLIDENKNILLSRTFGCSYCAVTLEKLTPRMFSFNSPYGACETCDGLGYIMKIDPDLVIPDKNLSISEGAIKPFRSRFNNTYYYNLLQSVAEHYGFSLDTPFNQLDEKHQRIILYGSDEVILFKYTGRNGSYWQTEKQFEGIIPILERRYNETTSLSAKIEIEQYMAELPCPSCNGKRLKPASLAVKVNGKNISELEDMSVSQLYDFFNNLKLTDVELMIADKILREIKKRLEFLINVGLDYLTLSRSSRTLAGGEAQRIRLATQLGSGLMGVIYILDEPSIGLHPRDNLRLINTLKNLRDLGNTVIVVEHDEETMRNADYIIDIGPGAGENGGLVVASGTPSEFIMNSKESLTAKYLRGELKIHVPSARRQPKGFIRVIGARANNLKNITVDFPLGVFCAVTGVSGSGKSTLVEEILYKGLMRRLHQSKIVPGEHEDIKGLEQIDKVIMIDQSPIGRTPRSNLATYTGVWTHIRDIFSQTPDARKRGYKPGRFSFNVKGGRCESCEGQGLKKIEMHFLPDIYIPCEVCDGKRFNVETLQIKYKDKNIYDILNMSVNQAIEFFSNIPPIVRILKTVQDVGLGYVKLGQQAPTLSGGEAQRIKLSRELSKRDTGRTLYILDEPTTGLHFSDIQKLLDVLNRLVDAGNTVIIIEHNLDVIKSADYIIDLGPEGGEKGGLVIAQGTPEQIAENNNSYTGNFLRGVLAR; from the coding sequence ATGGTGATGGGTAAAAGCATTATCGTGAAAGGTGCTAGAGTTAACAACTTAAAAAATATAGATGTGACTATCCCCAGAGATAAATTAGTGGTTATAACAGGAGTTAGCGGGAGCGGTAAATCCTCGCTAGCCTTCGATACTATATACGCTGAAGGTCAACGCCGCTACATTGAGTCCTTATCATCTTATGCGCGGCAATTTATAGAGCAGATGGAGAAACCTGACGTAGATCAAATCACAGGTTTAAGTCCAACTATAGCCATAGACCAGAAATCTGTTAGCAAAAACCCGCGCTCAACTGTGGGAACAGTAACAGAAATCCATGATTATTTAAGATTATTATTCGCTAACATAGGTCACCCTCACTGCTGGATCTGTGGAAGAGAGATAAGCGTTTTAACCACAGATCAAATAATAGAAGAAATTTTAAAACAGACCGGTAAAAAACTGATGATTCTCTCACCTATCATAAGAGGTCGAAAAGGAGTATACCAGTCTCTTTTAAATCAACTTCTAAAAGACGGTTTTATAAGGGTTAGAGTGGACGGTAAATTCTATAATCTGAATGAAGACTCAATAGAACTAGATAAATATAAAGCTCACACTATTGAAATAGTCATCGATCGGTTGATCATAAGCGAGGTAACCCCTGAATTAAGAAAGAGGGTAGCCGACTCCGTTGAAACAGCTTTAAACTACTCTAAGGATCTCGTCAACGTTTACTTAATAGATGAAAATAAAAATATTCTTTTAAGTAGAACGTTCGGATGTTCATACTGCGCCGTAACACTGGAGAAGCTAACCCCTAGAATGTTCTCATTTAACTCCCCTTACGGCGCATGTGAAACCTGCGACGGATTAGGCTATATAATGAAAATAGACCCTGATCTGGTGATACCGGATAAAAATCTCTCTATCTCTGAGGGGGCTATTAAACCTTTTAGAAGCAGATTTAACAACACCTATTATTATAATCTTCTCCAGTCCGTTGCCGAGCATTACGGTTTCAGTTTAGACACCCCTTTCAATCAACTAGATGAAAAACATCAGCGGATAATTCTATACGGCAGCGACGAAGTGATATTATTTAAATACACTGGAAGGAATGGAAGCTACTGGCAGACTGAGAAACAATTTGAAGGTATTATACCGATTCTTGAACGAAGATATAATGAAACCACTTCCCTATCAGCTAAAATTGAAATCGAACAATACATGGCTGAGCTCCCATGCCCCTCCTGTAACGGTAAAAGACTTAAACCGGCTAGTTTAGCTGTGAAAGTCAATGGGAAAAACATAAGCGAACTAGAAGATATGTCGGTAAGTCAGCTTTACGATTTCTTTAACAATCTTAAACTAACCGACGTTGAATTAATGATCGCCGATAAGATTTTAAGAGAGATCAAGAAACGTTTAGAATTCTTAATTAACGTAGGATTAGATTACTTAACTTTAAGTCGCTCAAGCCGCACTTTAGCCGGAGGCGAAGCTCAGAGAATCAGACTCGCCACTCAGCTAGGTTCAGGTCTTATGGGGGTAATTTACATTCTCGACGAGCCTAGCATAGGCTTGCACCCCCGAGATAATCTAAGGCTGATAAATACATTGAAAAATCTACGCGATTTAGGTAACACCGTAATAGTTGTAGAACACGACGAGGAGACTATGAGAAACGCGGATTACATTATCGACATAGGTCCTGGAGCCGGCGAAAACGGCGGGTTAGTAGTCGCGTCAGGTACTCCTAGCGAATTTATCATGAATAGTAAGGAGTCTTTAACAGCTAAGTATTTACGCGGCGAGTTGAAGATTCACGTTCCCTCGGCACGTAGGCAGCCTAAAGGCTTCATCCGCGTCATCGGCGCGAGAGCTAATAATCTTAAAAATATCACAGTGGACTTCCCGTTAGGGGTTTTCTGCGCCGTTACCGGTGTATCCGGTAGCGGTAAAAGCACTCTCGTAGAAGAAATATTATATAAGGGGTTAATGAGGAGGCTCCACCAGTCTAAAATAGTTCCCGGAGAACATGAAGATATTAAGGGCCTAGAGCAAATAGATAAAGTTATAATGATAGATCAGTCTCCCATAGGGCGAACACCTAGATCTAATCTTGCAACATACACCGGTGTCTGGACTCATATAAGAGACATTTTCTCTCAGACCCCTGATGCTAGGAAGAGAGGCTATAAACCCGGTAGATTCAGTTTTAACGTTAAAGGCGGCAGATGTGAAAGCTGCGAAGGTCAGGGGCTTAAAAAAATAGAGATGCATTTTCTACCAGATATTTATATTCCATGCGAAGTATGCGATGGTAAAAGATTCAACGTTGAAACCCTTCAAATAAAATACAAGGATAAAAACATCTATGATATACTTAACATGAGTGTGAACCAAGCGATAGAGTTTTTCAGCAATATACCCCCAATAGTTCGAATATTAAAGACTGTTCAAGATGTCGGATTAGGTTACGTTAAATTAGGGCAGCAGGCGCCGACGCTTTCAGGAGGGGAAGCACAGCGTATAAAGTTAAGCAGAGAGCTGAGTAAGCGAGATACGGGTAGAACACTATATATTCTTGACGAGCCAACAACCGGTCTACATTTTTCAGATATTCAAAAATTATTAGATGTTTTAAACCGTCTTGTAGACGCTGGTAACACAGTGATTATAATAGAACATAACTTGGATGTGATAAAAAGTGCCGATTACATTATCGACTTAGGCCCTGAGGGAGGGGAGAAAGGGGGTTTAGTAATAGCTCAGGGCACACCCGAGCAGATAGCTGAGAATAATAACTCTTATACCGGTAATTTTCTAAGAGGTGTTCTAGCTAGGTGA